One Fibrobacter sp. UWT2 genomic region harbors:
- a CDS encoding polysaccharide biosynthesis tyrosine autokinase, translating into MATSKKEETDLGEFLKILVKNWQIMAPVMLLSAIIGVFVAMWARPIYQVDALLQIESKNSKPSGMMGSLGALFATSSPAETEMELIRSRQVMGSAVEKMRLDLVAEPLDKMDRLLHKEGRLELNNFNVPWDNVPKEERGMPWTVVAKDSLGNFELYDHNKNLVLSGAAGQTYRFPYAGDTASFGIFRAVVREGQRFAVSKMKRLEAIEAFRSAFKVSEKGKKTGILEFSYQDIYPDRAVEILNEVASSYLRQNVEERNAEAQKTLEFLEKQLPDVKAQMDSSLLNLNTYRNRVGSVDINAETQLVLQQRMKLQQDILALQQRKQSAIRLFHAEHPSVKTLEEQENALKRELAGTSSAVKKLPATQQEVLKLQNEVELAKVMYTTMLNNIQQLRLVSAGEVGSVRIIDFAEQVTKPTKPKKKIILCVALFLGFLLGAAIVSIKSKVSSGVKSANFIEKETGFTVYAKVPKGNPKGTKGTRPLAVVEPDDVAVESLRALRSSLEFSMMDEGGSIVGVSGLIPGVGKSFVSVNLAALFAGLGKKVLLIDADLRKGRLHKEFGIKRGNGLSQVLLREVEAESVVFPTEVENLFVIPCGNVPNNPAELLGSKHYAEVINKFKKEYDLVVIDTPPIMLVTDAALACHVASQIVMVIEYNKHSIDAIKDGMAQILKGNSSAHASIVINKYEHSRTEGYGYKYGKY; encoded by the coding sequence ATGGCGACATCGAAAAAAGAAGAAACCGATTTAGGTGAATTTTTAAAGATCCTTGTAAAGAACTGGCAGATTATGGCCCCAGTCATGTTGCTTTCGGCAATTATTGGAGTCTTCGTTGCCATGTGGGCACGTCCGATTTATCAGGTGGATGCCCTTTTACAGATTGAATCCAAGAATAGCAAGCCTTCTGGAATGATGGGTAGTCTCGGTGCCTTGTTTGCGACCAGTAGCCCCGCCGAAACAGAAATGGAACTGATCCGTAGCCGCCAGGTGATGGGATCCGCTGTCGAAAAGATGAGGCTTGACTTGGTTGCAGAACCTCTTGACAAGATGGATCGTCTGCTGCATAAAGAAGGCCGCCTTGAACTCAACAACTTCAATGTCCCCTGGGATAATGTTCCCAAGGAAGAAAGGGGAATGCCTTGGACTGTTGTTGCCAAGGATTCCTTAGGTAATTTTGAACTGTATGACCATAATAAGAATTTGGTCCTGTCTGGAGCTGCTGGGCAAACTTATCGTTTCCCCTATGCCGGTGATACGGCTTCTTTCGGTATTTTCCGCGCCGTCGTTCGTGAAGGTCAGCGCTTTGCCGTTTCCAAGATGAAGCGACTGGAAGCTATCGAGGCTTTCCGTAGCGCCTTCAAGGTTTCTGAAAAAGGAAAAAAGACCGGCATTCTCGAATTTTCGTACCAGGATATCTATCCCGATCGCGCCGTTGAAATCTTGAACGAGGTCGCCTCGTCGTACCTGCGTCAGAACGTTGAAGAACGTAACGCCGAAGCCCAAAAGACTTTGGAATTCTTGGAAAAGCAGTTGCCCGATGTCAAGGCTCAGATGGATTCTTCCCTCTTGAACTTGAATACCTATCGCAACCGCGTGGGTTCTGTGGATATCAATGCCGAAACGCAATTGGTTTTGCAGCAGCGTATGAAGTTGCAGCAAGATATTCTTGCTTTGCAACAGCGTAAGCAGAGCGCTATCCGCTTGTTCCATGCAGAACACCCCTCTGTAAAGACGTTGGAAGAACAGGAAAACGCCTTGAAGCGTGAACTTGCAGGAACGTCCAGCGCCGTGAAGAAATTGCCCGCTACCCAGCAGGAAGTGCTGAAACTCCAGAACGAGGTTGAATTGGCAAAGGTCATGTATACGACCATGCTCAACAACATTCAGCAACTGCGATTGGTGTCGGCTGGTGAAGTTGGTTCCGTCCGCATTATTGACTTTGCGGAACAGGTGACTAAGCCGACGAAACCCAAGAAAAAGATCATTCTTTGCGTTGCTCTGTTCCTGGGCTTCTTGCTTGGTGCTGCCATTGTCTCCATCAAGTCGAAGGTCAGCAGCGGCGTCAAGAGTGCCAACTTCATTGAAAAGGAAACAGGCTTTACGGTTTACGCCAAGGTTCCCAAGGGCAACCCCAAGGGCACCAAGGGTACAAGACCTCTTGCCGTGGTGGAACCCGACGATGTCGCTGTGGAATCGCTACGCGCCCTCCGCTCTTCTTTGGAATTCTCCATGATGGACGAAGGTGGCTCCATTGTTGGCGTGAGCGGCCTTATTCCGGGCGTGGGCAAGAGCTTTGTGTCCGTGAACTTGGCAGCCTTGTTTGCTGGACTTGGCAAGAAGGTGCTGCTGATCGATGCTGACCTTCGTAAGGGTCGTCTCCATAAGGAATTTGGCATCAAGCGCGGCAACGGCCTTTCTCAGGTGCTGTTGCGTGAAGTGGAAGCCGAATCGGTGGTGTTCCCCACGGAAGTTGAAAACCTGTTTGTGATTCCTTGTGGCAATGTTCCCAATAACCCGGCTGAATTGCTTGGATCCAAGCATTATGCCGAAGTCATAAACAAGTTCAAGAAAGAATACGACTTGGTTGTCATTGATACTCCGCCGATTATGCTTGTTACTGACGCCGCTCTCGCTTGCCATGTGGCTAGCCAGATTGTGATGGTGATTGAATACAATAAGCATTCTATCGATGCCATCAAGGACGGCATGGCCCAGATTCTCAAGGGTAATTCTAGCGCCCATGCTTCTATCGTAATTAACAAGTATGAACATAGCCGCACCGAAGGGTATGGCTACAAATACGGGAAGTACTAA
- the rfbA gene encoding glucose-1-phosphate thymidylyltransferase RfbA: MKGIVLAGGSGTRLYPLTMVTSKQLLPVYDKPMIYYPLSTLMLAGIRDILIISTPTDLPNFERLLGDGSSMGLNLSYKVQPSPDGLAQAFILGEEFIGNDCCAMVLGDNIFYGNGFSPLLKAAVKNAEEKGRASVFGYYVEDPERFGVVEFDESGKVISVEEKPKEPKSNYAITGLYFYDNRVSAYAKAQKPSARGELEITDLNRVYLEQGELDVKLLGRGFAWLDTGTMDSLIEAGEFVKMVENRQGIQISAVEEIAYINGWITKDKLLESAAKYGKSPYGQHLRKVAEGKIRY, encoded by the coding sequence ATGAAGGGAATCGTTCTCGCCGGAGGTTCCGGTACCAGGCTTTATCCGTTGACCATGGTGACTTCTAAGCAGCTTTTGCCTGTTTATGACAAGCCCATGATCTACTACCCGCTTTCTACTTTGATGCTGGCGGGCATTCGCGACATCCTCATTATTTCGACGCCTACGGATTTGCCGAATTTTGAGCGCTTGCTTGGTGATGGTTCCTCCATGGGATTGAACCTTTCTTACAAAGTGCAACCCAGCCCTGATGGCCTTGCACAGGCCTTTATTCTGGGTGAAGAATTTATTGGCAACGATTGCTGCGCCATGGTGCTCGGCGACAACATTTTCTACGGTAACGGTTTTAGCCCGCTTTTGAAGGCCGCCGTGAAGAATGCCGAAGAAAAGGGCCGTGCCAGTGTGTTCGGTTATTATGTGGAAGACCCGGAACGCTTTGGCGTGGTGGAATTCGACGAATCGGGCAAGGTGATTTCGGTCGAAGAAAAGCCGAAGGAACCCAAGAGCAACTATGCCATTACCGGTCTCTATTTCTACGACAATCGCGTGTCTGCATACGCTAAGGCCCAGAAGCCTAGTGCCCGTGGTGAACTTGAAATCACGGACTTGAACCGCGTATACTTGGAACAGGGCGAACTCGACGTGAAACTTTTGGGTCGTGGCTTTGCCTGGCTCGATACTGGAACCATGGACAGCTTGATTGAAGCGGGCGAGTTCGTGAAGATGGTGGAAAACCGCCAGGGTATCCAGATTTCTGCAGTTGAAGAAATTGCCTACATTAACGGCTGGATTACCAAGGATAAGCTCTTGGAATCTGCGGCCAAGTACGGAAAGTCGCCTTACGGCCAGCACCTGCGCAAGGTAGCCGAAGGCAAAATTCGTTACTAG
- the rph gene encoding ribonuclease PH yields MAYERTDRKFDEYRNLKMTTGFISSADGSVLIEMGRTRVICNATLLPKVPDWLAGKGTGWITAEYSLLPQSTGKRVERERKGASGRTQEIQRLVGRSLRGAADLAALGENAIVVDCDVIEADGGTRTASIIGGFVALAIALKKIKERLGLTQQILQHGITAISVGVVAGKPLCDLCYVEDSAADVDMNVVMQDAKNFIEVQGTGEHASFDRNMLNTLLDLGENACKDIYKKQMELIGGELP; encoded by the coding sequence ATGGCATACGAACGTACCGACAGAAAGTTTGACGAATACCGCAACCTTAAAATGACCACGGGCTTTATTTCGAGCGCCGATGGTTCTGTTCTGATTGAAATGGGTCGTACCCGCGTTATCTGTAACGCGACACTCCTCCCAAAGGTTCCTGATTGGCTCGCCGGTAAAGGCACCGGTTGGATTACGGCTGAATATAGCTTGCTCCCGCAGAGTACGGGTAAGCGTGTGGAACGCGAGCGCAAGGGCGCGAGCGGCCGTACGCAAGAAATCCAGCGCCTTGTGGGCCGCTCGCTGCGCGGCGCAGCCGACCTGGCAGCCCTCGGTGAAAACGCTATCGTGGTCGACTGCGACGTGATCGAAGCCGACGGCGGTACCCGTACCGCAAGCATTATCGGCGGCTTCGTCGCCCTTGCGATTGCCCTCAAGAAAATCAAGGAACGTCTCGGTCTTACGCAGCAAATTCTGCAGCACGGCATTACCGCAATTTCCGTCGGAGTCGTTGCAGGCAAGCCGCTCTGCGACCTTTGCTACGTAGAAGATTCTGCTGCCGATGTCGATATGAACGTGGTCATGCAAGACGCCAAGAACTTCATCGAAGTGCAGGGCACCGGCGAACACGCAAGTTTCGATCGCAACATGCTCAATACGCTTCTTGACCTCGGCGAAAACGCCTGCAAGGACATCTACAAAAAGCAGATGGAATTGATCGGCGGCGAGTTGCCGTAA
- a CDS encoding prephenate dehydratase, which translates to MKKIAFQGRKGAYSDCAAHYLFGEDIETLPMDTFEEIYQAIETGEADGGAIPIENSTAGSIEANYDLLYKWRHRIVGEVMLRIEHTLCVMPGVKLGDLKRVYSHPQALAQCSKFFAENPQIKAVPAFDTAGSAEELAARKAKDEGAIASAYAAKIYNLDILKAGLENLKGTNFTRFYGIQKVPAAFDTIEGAKTTMLFELADNNAVGALYNALGCFAKRGINLTRCESRPHPDKPWEYIFHVSFEANVNEDRAKEALVELKNYTNNMYILGTFKKGVIETLKY; encoded by the coding sequence CGATTGCGCCGCACATTATCTGTTTGGCGAAGATATCGAAACGCTCCCGATGGACACTTTCGAAGAAATCTACCAGGCAATCGAAACGGGCGAAGCCGATGGCGGTGCCATTCCTATCGAAAACTCGACGGCAGGCTCCATCGAGGCGAACTACGATTTGCTTTACAAGTGGCGTCACCGTATTGTGGGCGAAGTCATGCTCCGCATCGAACACACCTTGTGCGTGATGCCGGGTGTCAAGCTTGGCGACCTCAAGCGCGTTTACAGCCACCCGCAGGCACTTGCACAGTGTTCCAAGTTCTTTGCCGAAAATCCGCAGATCAAGGCGGTTCCGGCTTTTGATACCGCAGGCTCTGCCGAAGAGCTCGCCGCACGCAAGGCTAAAGACGAAGGCGCCATCGCAAGCGCCTATGCCGCGAAGATTTACAACCTGGACATTCTGAAGGCTGGCCTCGAAAATTTGAAGGGCACGAACTTCACCCGTTTCTACGGAATTCAAAAGGTTCCCGCAGCCTTCGATACCATTGAAGGCGCCAAGACGACCATGCTGTTTGAACTTGCCGACAACAATGCCGTCGGAGCTCTCTACAATGCGCTAGGATGCTTCGCCAAGCGCGGCATCAACTTGACTCGTTGCGAAAGCCGTCCGCACCCGGACAAGCCGTGGGAATACATTTTCCACGTGTCCTTCGAAGCAAACGTGAACGAAGACCGCGCCAAGGAAGCCCTTGTCGAACTCAAGAACTACACGAACAACATGTACATTCTGGGCACCTTCAAGAAAGGCGTGATTGAAACTTTGAAATATTAA